One genomic window of Wolbachia endosymbiont (group B) of Eucosma cana includes the following:
- a CDS encoding phage late control D family protein codes for MTPDFDIVAKNNPVTEVLKKSLISLRVTDGSGTTSDEAEICINYSSSALELKGNLQVFLGYKETGLLPMGVYKANQITIQSPPQTLRIKCDAASLRGSLKERKSKEWKDITLGDLIKEIAQEHGYEGKVAERFENIFIPHTIQADESDMSFLEGLGKKYDALVKPAGGYIIFIPKGEARSATGKMLGTTVLTPKDIINWEVNFNVRNKYRSFIAKWHSYEKGETIEEKVGNEGPSYTLQTLYSTAESAISAAAAKLKQLKRSTSNLNVTVPGNPELFAEAKISLSGFCQEIEGEWVISKAEHILNNRGYQTIVEATVSKAV; via the coding sequence ATGACACCAGATTTTGATATAGTAGCAAAAAATAACCCAGTAACAGAGGTTTTAAAAAAGAGTTTAATATCACTACGTGTAACTGATGGATCCGGTACTACAAGTGACGAAGCTGAGATATGCATTAATTATAGCTCTAGCGCTTTAGAACTTAAGGGTAATTTACAGGTTTTTCTAGGATATAAAGAAACAGGTTTATTACCTATGGGGGTATATAAGGCAAATCAAATTACAATACAAAGTCCACCACAAACTTTAAGAATAAAATGTGACGCTGCAAGTTTAAGAGGATCATTAAAGGAAAGAAAATCAAAGGAATGGAAAGACATTACCTTGGGAGATTTGATTAAAGAAATAGCACAAGAACATGGGTATGAAGGTAAAGTCGCTGAAAGATTTGAAAATATATTTATACCACATACCATTCAAGCAGATGAAAGCGACATGAGTTTTTTGGAAGGATTAGGCAAAAAATATGATGCACTAGTAAAACCAGCAGGAGGATATATAATTTTTATTCCGAAGGGAGAAGCAAGATCAGCGACTGGAAAGATGTTAGGTACAACAGTACTTACACCTAAAGATATTATAAATTGGGAGGTAAATTTTAATGTGCGTAACAAATATAGATCTTTTATTGCAAAATGGCACAGTTATGAAAAGGGAGAAACTATAGAAGAGAAAGTGGGAAATGAGGGTCCAAGTTATACCCTGCAAACGCTTTACTCTACCGCAGAATCAGCAATTAGTGCAGCAGCAGCTAAGTTAAAACAACTAAAACGTAGTACATCAAATTTAAATGTAACTGTTCCTGGTAATCCAGAATTATTTGCAGAAGCTAAGATCAGCCTTTCAGGATTTTGTCAGGAAATTGAAGGTGAATGGGTAATTAGCAAGGCAGAACATATTCTGAATAACAGAGGATATCAAACTATAGTAGAAGCAACAGTGAGCAAAGCTGTTTAA
- the recG gene encoding ATP-dependent DNA helicase RecG, producing MNVDEQSSVLTFLNSKIENILKFHSAILPKLCGGDRVMDLLFYRPLSYVDRSKSLPDAQVGEFTTFVAKVYEHQRPTVRGRPYKIIVESESQYLFIVFFNYSVKYLYKLFPVGTDIVISGKLEKFAEHWQITHPDYMLSDINQFKEIACIEPIYQLCRGITNKSIRNIISSNLKDLPDLPEWIDETLIKQKKWLNWKESIIRLHRPSSLAEAEVCRERLAYDELFAYQLALKLARENHVKKEGKEFIILSKYKEQVLNELPFQLTNDQIRAIDEISERQKSRYRMVSLLQGDVGSGKTVVALFAMLNVVENNMQAALMAPTTILAEQHYNWIEEALSCTDIKVALLTGKTARKERKIIMNELASGILNIVIGTHALFQANVTFKNLGLAVIDEQQRFGVIQRNRLVGKGENTDILFVTATPIPRTLQQAMYGDVECSILREKPKSRLPIKTVIMNVKKVSDIIQKLKDAINRGEKAYWICPYIEENEELNVAAAEIRFQELQKTFFDRVGIIHGKLTQDQKDQVMFSFKRNEFSLLVATTVIEVGIDVPDATIMIIENAEQFGLSQLHQLRGRVGRGNKPSFCVLLYDNLSKSSYSKLKIMCESQDGFYIAEKDMMLRGSGDILGTKQSGCMEFKFADLYEDRELLNLAYNSAKGTIANFELLLDIFEYRSRLHFSKFQ from the coding sequence ATGAATGTTGATGAGCAGTCAAGTGTGCTGACTTTTCTAAATAGTAAAATTGAGAATATACTAAAGTTTCATTCCGCAATATTGCCTAAACTTTGCGGTGGAGACAGAGTAATGGACTTGCTGTTTTATAGGCCGCTCAGTTATGTGGATAGAAGTAAATCACTACCTGATGCTCAAGTGGGAGAATTTACAACTTTTGTGGCAAAAGTGTATGAGCACCAGCGCCCCACTGTTAGAGGTAGGCCATATAAAATAATCGTTGAAAGTGAAAGTCAGTATTTATTTATAGTTTTTTTTAATTACTCAGTTAAATATTTGTATAAATTATTTCCAGTTGGAACAGATATAGTAATCAGTGGTAAACTTGAAAAGTTTGCCGAACATTGGCAAATTACTCACCCAGATTACATGTTGTCTGATATCAATCAATTTAAAGAAATAGCCTGCATAGAGCCAATTTACCAATTATGTCGCGGTATTACTAACAAGAGCATTAGAAACATAATAAGTTCTAATCTAAAAGATTTGCCTGATTTGCCAGAGTGGATAGATGAAACATTAATCAAGCAAAAGAAATGGCTGAATTGGAAAGAAAGCATCATAAGATTGCACAGACCGAGCTCACTCGCAGAAGCAGAAGTTTGCAGAGAAAGACTTGCTTATGATGAGCTATTTGCGTACCAGTTGGCACTAAAGCTTGCAAGGGAAAATCATGTAAAAAAAGAGGGAAAAGAATTTATAATATTGAGTAAATACAAAGAGCAGGTCTTAAATGAATTACCGTTCCAATTAACAAATGATCAAATTCGAGCGATAGATGAAATCTCAGAAAGACAAAAATCCAGATACCGCATGGTAAGTCTGCTGCAAGGTGACGTTGGGAGTGGCAAAACTGTAGTTGCACTCTTTGCGATGCTGAATGTGGTAGAAAATAACATGCAAGCAGCTCTAATGGCACCAACTACTATCTTGGCTGAGCAACATTATAATTGGATCGAAGAAGCTCTATCTTGTACTGATATAAAAGTTGCTTTGCTTACCGGTAAAACTGCGCGCAAGGAAAGAAAGATTATTATGAACGAACTTGCAAGTGGTATTTTAAATATAGTAATTGGTACTCATGCATTATTTCAAGCCAACGTTACATTTAAAAATTTAGGACTCGCAGTCATAGACGAACAACAGCGATTTGGAGTGATACAGAGGAATCGGTTGGTAGGAAAAGGAGAAAATACCGATATACTTTTTGTTACTGCAACTCCCATTCCAAGAACCTTGCAGCAAGCTATGTATGGTGATGTTGAATGTTCTATTTTAAGGGAAAAACCAAAATCTAGATTGCCAATAAAAACCGTTATTATGAACGTTAAAAAAGTATCAGATATTATTCAAAAACTGAAAGATGCTATAAATAGAGGCGAAAAAGCATATTGGATTTGTCCATATATAGAAGAAAATGAAGAACTCAATGTTGCCGCAGCAGAAATACGCTTTCAGGAGTTACAAAAGACATTTTTTGATAGAGTTGGAATAATACACGGAAAACTAACTCAAGATCAGAAAGATCAAGTCATGTTTTCCTTCAAGAGAAATGAATTTTCTCTGCTTGTTGCAACCACTGTGATAGAAGTTGGCATAGATGTACCAGATGCAACTATTATGATTATAGAGAATGCAGAACAGTTTGGGTTATCGCAATTACATCAGTTGAGAGGTAGAGTAGGACGAGGAAATAAACCGTCTTTTTGTGTACTGTTATATGACAATCTCAGTAAAAGTTCGTATTCAAAGTTAAAGATTATGTGTGAGTCACAAGATGGATTTTATATTGCTGAAAAGGATATGATGCTGAGGGGTAGCGGAGATATTCTAGGCACAAAACAATCAGGGTGCATGGAGTTTAAATTTGCTGATTTATATGAGGACAGAGAATTGCTCAACCTTGCATATAATAGTGCAAAAGGTACAATAGCTAATTTTGAATTACTGCTTGATATATTTGAATATAGAAGTAGACTACATTTTTCAAAATTTCAGTAA
- a CDS encoding phage tail sheath subtilisin-like domain-containing protein, whose product MTEEFLHGVNVIEVTSGARAVRTAKSSVIGVIGTAPEADEQKFPLNKPVLVAGSFKEAAKLGKKGTLFSAITGVFTQIGATVIVIRVEESENINPKLKEEETLKNIIGGVDKETGEYQGIEAFLSSESIVHVAPRILIAPQFTHQLPEDGKNPVVAALIPIAEKLRSIIVADGPNTNDEEAIKWRKSVGSSRVYVVDPWVKVLIEEEILPASPFVAGLIAKVDSEQGFWHSPSNKEINGIVGTSRPIDFTLGNTNCRANHLNENEVTTIIHQNGYRLWGNRTCSNDSKWAFLSVRRTADLINDSLLRAHLWAVDRNITKTYIDDVIEGVNSYLANLKAQGAIISGKCYATSELNTPANIASGKVYFDFEFTPPYPAEQITFRSRLVNSEIS is encoded by the coding sequence ATGACAGAGGAATTTTTGCACGGAGTAAATGTTATAGAGGTAACCTCTGGAGCAAGGGCAGTACGTACGGCTAAATCATCAGTGATAGGTGTAATTGGTACTGCACCTGAAGCAGATGAGCAAAAATTTCCGCTAAATAAACCAGTGTTAGTTGCAGGAAGCTTTAAAGAAGCGGCAAAACTTGGCAAAAAGGGAACTCTTTTTTCAGCAATAACTGGAGTATTTACCCAAATTGGTGCAACAGTTATAGTAATTAGAGTTGAAGAGAGTGAAAACATCAATCCAAAATTAAAAGAAGAAGAGACGCTGAAAAATATAATTGGCGGTGTTGATAAAGAGACTGGAGAGTATCAAGGGATAGAGGCATTCCTCAGTAGTGAAAGCATAGTTCATGTTGCTCCAAGAATATTAATTGCACCTCAATTTACTCACCAACTACCAGAAGATGGCAAAAATCCAGTGGTTGCAGCATTAATTCCTATAGCAGAAAAGCTGAGAAGCATAATAGTAGCAGATGGACCAAATACTAATGATGAAGAAGCAATAAAATGGAGAAAAAGTGTAGGCAGCTCAAGAGTTTACGTAGTTGATCCATGGGTGAAGGTACTTATTGAAGAAGAAATCTTGCCAGCAAGCCCATTTGTAGCTGGTTTAATAGCAAAAGTAGATAGCGAACAAGGATTTTGGCACTCACCTTCAAATAAAGAGATAAATGGTATTGTTGGAACAAGCAGGCCTATTGATTTTACGCTCGGTAATACAAATTGTAGAGCAAACCACTTGAATGAAAATGAAGTAACAACGATAATTCATCAAAATGGCTATAGGCTTTGGGGAAATAGAACATGTTCAAACGATTCGAAATGGGCTTTTCTATCAGTGAGAAGAACTGCAGATTTAATTAACGATAGTCTGCTGCGAGCTCATCTCTGGGCAGTTGATCGAAATATCACCAAAACTTACATAGATGATGTGATTGAGGGGGTGAATTCTTATTTGGCCAATTTAAAAGCGCAAGGAGCGATTATCAGTGGAAAATGTTATGCAACTTCAGAATTAAACACACCAGCAAATATTGCAAGTGGAAAAGTATACTTTGATTTTGAGTTTACACCACCATATCCAGCAGAACAGATTACTTTTCGTTCACGGCTGGTGAATAGTGAAATATCGTAA
- a CDS encoding phage tail protein, which translates to MLLGKCKLEPISLRYSKEKRWYTIECIEKTSLQNIGSGIECIDLTGVIYPHYQSNGLEQLKNIRNTQEPHVLVDNSGNILGNFVIINVEEKQILFFPDGKPRKVEFILKLKSYSK; encoded by the coding sequence ATGTTGCTTGGAAAATGTAAGCTTGAACCAATAAGCCTAAGATACAGTAAAGAAAAAAGGTGGTATACAATTGAATGTATTGAAAAAACGTCGCTACAAAACATTGGCTCAGGAATTGAATGTATTGATCTGACAGGAGTGATTTATCCACATTATCAGAGTAATGGCTTAGAACAGCTAAAAAATATACGTAACACTCAAGAACCACACGTTCTAGTTGATAATTCAGGAAATATACTTGGGAATTTTGTCATTATTAATGTAGAAGAAAAACAGATATTATTTTTTCCTGATGGAAAACCGAGAAAAGTTGAGTTTATTTTGAAGTTAAAAAGTTACAGTAAGTGA
- a CDS encoding phage major tail tube protein: MLPKILKNFNVFVDGRGYAGKIDEITLPKLTIKTEEYRAGGMDIPVNIDMGMEKLEADFTFSEYDTELFRLFGLINGNSVALTLRGGMQGSGSNDIEGVIINLRGIFREFDFGSWKPAEKATLKCTVAAHYYKLTIGSNELIEIDAENMIRKINGVDQMALLQTILGI, translated from the coding sequence ATGCTACCAAAGATTTTAAAGAATTTTAATGTGTTCGTAGATGGTCGGGGTTATGCAGGAAAAATAGATGAAATTACGCTGCCAAAGCTTACCATAAAAACTGAAGAATATAGAGCTGGTGGTATGGATATTCCAGTAAATATTGATATGGGCATGGAAAAGCTTGAAGCAGATTTCACTTTTTCTGAATACGATACAGAACTCTTTCGGCTATTTGGGTTGATAAATGGAAATTCAGTAGCTTTGACACTCAGAGGTGGAATGCAAGGGAGTGGTAGTAACGATATTGAAGGAGTAATAATCAACCTTAGGGGCATATTCAGAGAATTTGATTTTGGTAGCTGGAAACCTGCTGAAAAAGCAACGCTGAAGTGTACTGTAGCTGCTCATTACTATAAACTTACTATCGGTAGTAATGAATTAATAGAAATCGATGCTGAGAACATGATCCGTAAGATTAACGGTGTTGATCAAATGGCCTTGCTGCAAACGATTTTAGGGATTTAA
- a CDS encoding Rpn family recombination-promoting nuclease/putative transposase: MALSKFLDPKNDIAFRRIFGTEKNKDILIHFLNDILSFTGKNAIQDIEFLSTIQDPEIAAKKQSIVDVLCKDSTGVQWIIEMQVAKTKGFEKRAQYYAAKAYSRQADKGDQYHDLKEIIFIAIADCILFPDKSEYKSKHTIRDEDTNEHDLKDFYFVFIELPKFSKTKEDQLSNIVEKWVYFFKYADETSEEELERITGSDVIIKKAYEELNRFNWSEKEFIAYEQETKRIRDEQAVLAQKLDDAKKEGKIEGKIEGKIEGKIEGKIEGKIEGKIEGKIEVAKAMLTNNVDISTIVKCTGLSVDKVQELIQVEEK; encoded by the coding sequence ATGGCTTTATCTAAATTTCTCGACCCTAAAAATGATATAGCATTTCGCCGTATCTTTGGTACAGAAAAGAATAAAGACATCCTCATTCACTTCCTCAATGATATTTTGAGCTTTACTGGCAAAAATGCAATACAGGATATAGAGTTTTTAAGTACTATTCAAGATCCCGAAATTGCCGCTAAAAAGCAAAGTATTGTTGATGTGCTATGTAAAGATTCAACAGGAGTACAATGGATAATTGAGATGCAGGTTGCTAAAACCAAAGGCTTTGAAAAACGTGCCCAATATTACGCTGCTAAAGCCTATTCAAGACAAGCAGATAAAGGTGATCAATACCATGACCTTAAGGAAATTATCTTTATTGCTATAGCAGACTGTATACTATTTCCGGATAAGTCTGAGTATAAATCAAAACACACCATTCGGGATGAAGATACTAATGAACATGATCTAAAAGATTTTTACTTTGTATTTATTGAACTGCCTAAATTTTCCAAAACTAAAGAAGATCAGCTTTCAAATATAGTTGAGAAGTGGGTGTATTTTTTTAAGTACGCTGATGAAACAAGTGAAGAAGAATTGGAAAGAATAACAGGAAGTGACGTAATAATCAAAAAAGCGTACGAAGAGCTAAACAGGTTTAACTGGTCAGAAAAAGAGTTTATAGCATATGAACAGGAGACCAAGCGTATTCGTGATGAACAGGCTGTCCTTGCTCAAAAACTTGATGATGCCAAAAAAGAAGGAAAGATTGAAGGAAAGATTGAAGGAAAGATTGAAGGAAAGATTGAAGGAAAGATTGAAGGAAAGATTGAAGGAAAGATTGAAGGAAAGATTGAAGTTGCAAAAGCGATGTTGACTAATAATGTTGATATTAGCACTATTGTCAAGTGTACAGGTCTTTCTGTCGATAAAGTTCAAGAATTAATTCAAGTTGAGGAAAAATAA
- a CDS encoding phage tail tape measure protein: MSTLSIKIGAVLDGSFNTVIKGSSSQLTRLGENIRKLDSSLKSVSKFKQLGSDVLTSRGSWKGFEDQVKSLAKQMKAIEKPSKTLKAEFDKAKTSAIKAKEAYLKKRDALHSFNEEVRKSGRNIKSLVSDQYKLGSSIEALKGKYGKLGSAIRSHQSFLASKAHFKSQIIETIGLGLSLAAPIKVAIDFESAMADVKKVVRFDSKKNEASKFAQELKKLSREIPLSAAELAQIAASGGQLGIDKNDLMKFTTVVAKMTTAFDMSAEEAGNAIAKISNVYGIKVDGMENVGNIINHLSDNTAAKAKEMVLTLNRIGGNAKQFGLEIDQASSLASAFISLGKQPEKAATAINNFLSKLQTAREQSPEFHDALDEMGTSIEELEQTIKKNPQEAILQFLETLKRIDDQERAGILMNLFGSGFQDDIALLVGSLDIYKKAIEHLADKEKYNASMQDEFNNRANTTANKLQLLKNAVFEAGMNLGSVMLPTLNYVAGSLKAITERIASFAEKYPTLTTAIMSTLAALISLKVLVVGLGYGITLLGSTIFGLKATILTTFSSLSSIVFPAVITGLRAITLAVMTNPIGLLIASLVSGAAYVLTNWQKVKDFFSSFWKSLIEPIGKAFSWMRNTVSSIFAENSPIRKFENNGNVVNRLSKNSIFSNGNPLTSNSAIKQFSENSKGNFESFKVKGVIEEKRAMEQEEIEKAFKKSRYENRESKVYNQAFYQTFNINIKSEDVRSVADAVIERFREQARGALFDIVEELH; encoded by the coding sequence ATGTCAACGTTATCTATAAAAATCGGAGCAGTCTTAGATGGCAGTTTTAATACTGTAATAAAAGGAAGTAGCAGTCAACTTACTCGTCTTGGTGAGAATATAAGAAAGCTTGATTCATCTTTAAAATCAGTATCAAAATTTAAGCAGTTGGGTAGTGATGTTTTGACTAGCAGGGGGTCGTGGAAGGGCTTTGAAGATCAAGTAAAATCTTTAGCTAAACAAATGAAAGCAATAGAGAAACCAAGCAAAACTTTAAAAGCAGAATTTGACAAGGCCAAAACCTCCGCAATAAAAGCAAAAGAAGCATATTTGAAAAAGAGAGATGCTTTGCATTCATTTAATGAAGAAGTAAGAAAAAGTGGAAGAAATATTAAGTCATTAGTAAGCGACCAATATAAACTTGGCTCGTCCATTGAAGCGCTGAAAGGCAAGTATGGTAAGCTTGGATCTGCAATACGTAGTCACCAAAGTTTTTTAGCAAGCAAAGCACATTTTAAGTCACAAATTATAGAGACTATTGGACTAGGTCTTTCGCTTGCAGCGCCAATTAAAGTTGCTATTGATTTTGAATCGGCCATGGCTGATGTAAAGAAAGTAGTAAGGTTTGATAGTAAAAAAAATGAAGCTAGTAAATTTGCTCAAGAGCTCAAAAAGTTATCTCGTGAAATACCTTTGTCAGCTGCAGAATTAGCACAAATAGCTGCAAGCGGTGGTCAACTTGGTATTGACAAAAATGATCTTATGAAGTTTACAACAGTAGTTGCCAAAATGACCACAGCGTTTGATATGTCGGCAGAAGAAGCTGGTAATGCTATTGCAAAAATATCCAATGTCTATGGAATTAAAGTTGATGGTATGGAAAATGTAGGTAACATAATAAACCATCTTTCAGATAATACTGCTGCCAAAGCAAAGGAAATGGTTCTTACACTGAATAGAATTGGTGGTAATGCTAAACAGTTTGGTTTAGAAATTGATCAAGCAAGTAGCTTAGCAAGTGCATTCATAAGTTTAGGTAAACAACCTGAAAAAGCAGCAACTGCTATAAATAACTTTCTTAGTAAACTACAGACCGCAAGAGAGCAAAGTCCTGAATTTCACGATGCATTAGATGAGATGGGAACAAGTATAGAAGAGCTCGAACAAACTATTAAAAAAAATCCTCAAGAGGCAATATTGCAATTCCTTGAAACTTTAAAAAGAATAGACGATCAAGAGCGTGCTGGTATTCTTATGAATTTGTTTGGCTCTGGGTTTCAAGATGACATTGCTCTTTTAGTAGGAAGCTTAGACATTTACAAGAAAGCTATTGAACATTTAGCTGATAAAGAAAAATATAACGCTTCAATGCAGGACGAATTTAACAATCGGGCAAATACTACAGCTAATAAATTACAATTACTTAAAAATGCAGTATTTGAAGCTGGCATGAATCTAGGGTCAGTAATGTTGCCTACTTTAAATTATGTAGCTGGAAGTTTGAAAGCAATAACAGAGCGTATAGCTTCTTTTGCAGAAAAATATCCAACTTTAACTACGGCAATCATGAGTACTTTAGCAGCTTTGATAAGTTTGAAAGTCTTAGTAGTGGGATTAGGCTATGGAATTACTTTATTAGGAAGTACAATTTTTGGTCTTAAAGCAACAATACTGACAACATTTTCATCTTTATCAAGTATAGTTTTTCCTGCAGTAATAACAGGGCTAAGAGCAATAACACTAGCTGTAATGACTAACCCAATTGGACTTTTAATAGCGAGTCTTGTTTCTGGTGCAGCTTATGTTCTCACTAACTGGCAAAAAGTGAAAGACTTTTTCTCTAGCTTTTGGAAATCACTCATTGAACCTATAGGAAAAGCTTTTTCATGGATGAGAAATACAGTTAGTAGCATATTTGCTGAGAATAGCCCGATTAGAAAATTTGAAAATAATGGAAATGTTGTTAATAGGCTTTCTAAAAATAGCATTTTCAGTAACGGAAACCCATTGACAAGTAATAGTGCTATTAAACAATTTTCAGAAAATAGTAAAGGCAATTTTGAGAGTTTTAAAGTTAAAGGTGTTATAGAAGAAAAAAGAGCTATGGAACAAGAAGAAATTGAGAAAGCATTCAAGAAAAGTAGATATGAAAATAGGGAATCTAAAGTATATAACCAAGCATTCTATCAAACGTTTAATATCAACATTAAGTCTGAAGATGTCCGCAGCGTTGCTGATGCAGTAATAGAACGATTTAGAGAACAAGCACGTGGGGCACTTTTTGATATAGTTGAAGAGTTACATTGA
- a CDS encoding IS110 family transposase yields MKHYSGLDVSLKETFISIIDEKGKIVKEGVVASESSAIAEFLLGQNKKYESIGIESGQLSISMCKELRNLGLPVTCVDARHMAAALSARINKNDKNDARGIAQMMRVGLFKEVLVKSDEACQVKIILGSRRQLIRCREQIAGTIRGLLKIYGIKVNQRLSSANFALKVQEMVNNLDEISQTSIESLVHSLEIIEESTRKLDKMLSEQSKKDEDCKLLTTVPGVGIIVAMTYKAAIDDLHRFETSYTVGAYMGLSPRLNCTP; encoded by the coding sequence ATGAAACATTATAGCGGGTTAGATGTCTCACTCAAAGAAACTTTTATTAGTATCATTGATGAGAAAGGAAAAATTGTTAAAGAAGGGGTTGTTGCAAGTGAAAGCAGTGCAATAGCTGAGTTTCTGCTTGGTCAAAACAAAAAATACGAGTCCATAGGAATAGAAAGCGGGCAATTATCAATATCGATGTGCAAAGAGTTGAGGAATCTTGGATTACCAGTAACTTGTGTAGATGCAAGGCATATGGCAGCAGCATTATCTGCGAGAATCAATAAGAATGATAAAAATGATGCAAGAGGCATAGCACAAATGATGAGAGTTGGGCTATTTAAGGAGGTATTAGTAAAATCAGACGAAGCTTGTCAGGTTAAAATAATACTTGGAAGCAGAAGACAATTAATACGTTGCAGAGAGCAAATTGCGGGAACAATAAGGGGATTACTGAAAATATACGGGATAAAAGTTAATCAACGTCTTAGTTCTGCAAACTTTGCTTTAAAAGTGCAAGAAATGGTTAATAATCTAGATGAAATTAGCCAAACCTCAATTGAATCATTAGTACATAGTTTAGAAATAATAGAAGAATCAACAAGAAAACTTGATAAAATGCTCTCAGAACAAAGCAAAAAAGATGAGGATTGTAAATTATTAACTACTGTTCCAGGAGTTGGTATTATAGTAGCAATGACATATAAAGCTGCAATAGATGATCTGCATAGGTTTGAAACATCTTATACAGTTGGAGCCTATATGGGATTAAGTCCAAGACTAAACTGCACCCCCTGA
- a CDS encoding tail protein X — protein MLDYICWKHYGYSSGAVEEVLLKNPGLVEHGSFLPAGLKIKLPKIQRILKESVINILDE, from the coding sequence ATGTTGGATTACATTTGCTGGAAACATTATGGATACAGTAGTGGAGCAGTGGAGGAAGTATTGCTTAAAAATCCAGGACTTGTAGAACATGGAAGTTTTTTGCCCGCTGGATTAAAAATTAAGCTTCCTAAAATTCAGAGAATATTGAAAGAATCTGTTATAAATATTTTAGATGAATGA
- a CDS encoding IS110 family transposase, whose protein sequence is MINNFLGIDISKDRFDVSLSFISNKGKRETRKRSFKNNDHGFQGLLSFLQKHNVEQVKACMEATGCYSEALAEFLHNTGHFVSVVNPACIRFYAKSKLIRQKNDQTDAEIIADYCQRQEPIRWAPPSPELKKLKHLYRCSAALKDELTLVNNHLEKKERLPKEVANAWEDLAMNIKQKIERIKNSLRELLNKHKELLENFQLLLTIPGIGEESAVAILAEVPNIKAFKDARQLAAYAGAIPRNITSGTSVHAKPRLSKSGSRTLCKAMYFPAIVAKNHNPTIMTFCKRLKEKGKHNMAIVGAAMRKLLHIVFGVLRSKKAFDPDHIKNYRARSLAESLVL, encoded by the coding sequence ATGATCAACAACTTTTTGGGTATAGACATATCAAAAGATCGCTTTGATGTTTCTCTTTCATTCATAAGCAACAAAGGAAAACGTGAAACCAGGAAAAGGAGTTTCAAGAATAATGATCATGGGTTTCAAGGTTTACTGAGCTTTCTACAAAAGCATAATGTAGAACAAGTAAAAGCCTGCATGGAAGCTACTGGTTGTTATAGTGAAGCCTTAGCTGAATTTCTACACAATACTGGACATTTTGTGAGTGTTGTTAATCCAGCTTGTATAAGATTTTATGCAAAAAGTAAGCTTATACGACAAAAGAATGATCAGACTGATGCAGAGATAATTGCCGATTATTGCCAAAGACAGGAACCTATTCGTTGGGCACCACCTTCTCCTGAGTTAAAGAAATTAAAGCATCTTTATCGTTGCTCGGCTGCGTTAAAAGATGAATTGACATTAGTAAATAACCACTTAGAAAAAAAAGAGAGACTGCCTAAAGAAGTTGCAAATGCTTGGGAAGACCTTGCAATGAACATAAAACAAAAAATAGAAAGAATAAAAAACTCCTTACGTGAACTATTAAATAAACACAAAGAATTGTTGGAAAATTTTCAACTTCTATTGACCATTCCAGGAATAGGAGAAGAATCAGCAGTAGCTATTTTGGCTGAAGTTCCTAACATAAAAGCTTTCAAGGATGCCAGGCAATTGGCAGCATATGCTGGAGCTATACCACGAAATATAACGTCAGGTACGTCTGTACATGCCAAGCCCAGATTAAGTAAATCCGGTTCACGAACATTATGTAAGGCAATGTACTTTCCTGCCATAGTAGCTAAGAATCATAATCCTACTATTATGACTTTTTGCAAAAGGTTAAAAGAGAAAGGCAAGCATAACATGGCCATTGTGGGAGCTGCAATGCGTAAGTTACTCCATATTGTTTTTGGTGTTTTAAGGTCAAAGAAGGCTTTTGATCCAGATCATATCAAAAACTACAGAGCTAGGAGTTTGGCTGAAAGTTTAGTGCTTTAA
- a CDS encoding phage tail assembly protein: MQAITLNNPITVDGISVSELTIRRPKVRDYLAIERINGSDLNKEVTLTANLTSVAKEAIEELDIADYVKIQEVLKDFFSPIIQKT, encoded by the coding sequence ATGCAAGCTATAACACTTAATAACCCAATAACAGTTGATGGAATTTCTGTTTCAGAACTTACCATTAGACGTCCAAAAGTTAGAGACTATTTGGCAATAGAACGCATTAATGGTAGTGACCTAAATAAGGAAGTGACTTTGACTGCCAACCTGACATCAGTTGCAAAAGAAGCAATTGAAGAGTTAGATATTGCTGATTATGTGAAAATTCAAGAGGTATTAAAGGATTTTTTTTCACCAATTATCCAAAAAACTTGA